From a region of the Takifugu flavidus isolate HTHZ2018 chromosome 20, ASM371156v2, whole genome shotgun sequence genome:
- the mapkap1 gene encoding target of rapamycin complex 2 subunit MAPKAP1 isoform X4, protein MAFLDNPGIILAHIRQSHVTSDDTGMCEMVLIDQDVDLEKCQVALVPGSSNYMSTGSGSFNEGGNNVTDPHACDLSQSMDITSSWDFGIRRRSNTAQRLERLRKERQNQIRCKNIQWKDRSSSQSVEDFGSLFEKRDFKDRQRTTGTKSTLSLRLEQCPQQLNNPFNEYSKFDGKGHIGTTATKKIDVYLSMQMTQEKLHPMTVVTIANARVHDLIGLICWQYTSEGREPKLNENVNAYCLHIAEDDGEVDTDFPPLDSNEPIHKFGFSTLALVEKFSSPGLASRQSLFVRINAAHGFSLIPVDSLKITMKEILQKALKKRKGSQKGSGPLYRLEKQTEPNVSVDLDSTLETQSTLEFCLVRENSSRGEESSEEDPPIDITSVQDMLSSHHYKSFKISMIHKLRFTTEVQLGISGEKLEIDPVTSQKASTKFWIRQKPISIDSDHLCACDLVEERSPSHAIFKLTYLSNHDYKPLYFESDAATVNEIVLKVNYILESRASTSRADYFAQKQRKLSRRTSFSFQKDKKGGQ, encoded by the exons ATGGCTTTCCTCGACAACCCTGGCATCATTCTCGCCCACATTAGACAGTCTCACGTGACGAGTGACGACACAGGAATGTGCGAGATGGTGCTCATAGATCAAGATGTGGATCTGGAGAAGTGTCAGGTGGCTCTGGTGCCCGGCAGCAGCAACTACATGTCAACAGGCTCCGGCTCCTTTAACGAGGGGGGCAACAATGTGACTGATCCCCACGCCTGTGACCTCTCTCAGTCCATGGAcatcacctccagctgggaCTTTGGCATTCGCCGACGCTCCAACACAG CTCAAAGACTTGAACGGTTGAGGAAGGAACGGCAGAACCAAATCAGGTGCAAGAACATTCAGTGGAAAGACAGGTCCAGCTCTCAGTCAG tGGAGGATTTTGGATCCTTGTTTGAGAAACGGGACTTTAAAGACCGACAACGGACGACAGGTACCAAATCCACGCTGTCACTGCGCCTGGAGCAGTGTCCTCAGCAGCTCAACAACCCCTTCAACGAGTACTCAAAGTTCGATGGGAAG GGTCATATTGGCACGACGGCCACAAAAAAGATAGACGTTTACCTCTCGATGCAGATGACTCAGGAGAAGCTGCATCCAATGACGGTGGTGACCATCGCCAACGCCCGGGTCCACGACCTGATCGGGCTCATCTGTTGGCAGTACACAAGTGAGGGGAGGGAACCTAAACTCAA TGAGAACGTCAACGCCTACTGTCTCCACATtgctgaggatgatggtgaaGTGGACACCGACTTCCCTCCACTGGACTCCAACGAGCCCATCCATAAATTTGGCTTCAGCACTCTGGCTCTGGTGGAGAAGTTCTCCTCCCCTGGTCTGGCCTCCAGGCAGTCTCTGTTTGTCAGAAT AAATGCTGCTCATGGTTTCTCTCTAATCCCTGTGGACAGTCTGAAGATTACGATGAAGGAAATTCTCCAGAAAGCACTGAAAAAGCGGAAAGGCTCCCAGAAAGGCTCAG GTCCTTTGTACCGTCTGGAAAAACAGACGGAGCCGAACGTTTCAGTCGACTTGGACTCAACGCTGGAAACTCAAAGCACTCTAGAGTTTTGCCTCGtcagagaaaaca gCTCTAGGGGAGAAGAGAGTTCAGAGGAAGACCCTCCTATTGATATCACCTCGGTCCAGGACATGTTGAGCAGCCACCACTACAAGTCCTTCAAGATCAGTATGATCCACAAGCTGCGCTTCACCACAGAGGTGCAGCTAG GCATTTCAGGAGAAAAGTTAGAGATCGATCCTGTCACTAGTCAGAAAGCCAGTACCAAATTCTGGATCCGACAGAAACCCATCTCCATCGACTCGGACCACCTCTGTGCCTGTGacctggtggaggagagaagccCCA GTCACGCCATATTTAAGCTGACTTATCTGAGCAACCACGACTACAAACCTCTCTACTTTGAGTCCGACGCTGCCACAGTCAATGAAATAGTGCTGAAG GTGAACTATATTCTAGAGTCGCGGGCCAGCACCTCTCGAGCCGACTACTTTGCCCAGAAGCAGCGGAAACTGAGCCGCCGGACCAGCTTCAGTTTCCAAAAGGACAAGAAAGGTGGCCAgtag
- the ajm1 gene encoding apical junction component 1 homolog — translation MTRTDLADKLLSTVYQNIKVISIFQCYKSVQSKKCNSLHYNTLENINIKARKRYCHIFDYKSLEYPKLNKCSMESPYRKVDRYAVNPDVAWNTLGHQQRYRFSAPDIFSYKLTPQPMSADMASEVPLSDQKRRTRSKSAPRVPTRVTPLPCEESSSSGRKGRGSQRASRESSWRPEMSPRRESSYVSTRAHMHEVHPIKLQPQRSNGSKHSSQYVADNTDDGGLDKPATSPHVRCRVDIKPDESLLHYSRHKEATPDRDVSWQRHHSGGTRSLSVPRHFSYSRTPTPTDSLGTENRQAFQYYQSMPNSYLPPIEIPVQRMPSSSDYYGRERRAHSIPNVPTKFFYADDSSLLSSSTPHPQYKGSYYPDERTPYTQKVQYVQDPRTQRVHAVAPRPYYPEMEPYPYPVQPGYPKAYSANDPGQFIIQTPPSRIFYGDDPKSHQIQTAPPRFYFSRDVYPMPPAHHIPARAYYTEGRRHARVIQPQADDWYGSDVSCYSTNPASYVSQVTPTRVQQEPVLTSWYANPCVEPQRMGTDSKSYSRSWDNILNSRVEREQPYSVQRGQSFDDLHESRKPEAAMGDKPQPVVVNLSSSPRRYAALSISDNSLIDKSPTETSKSTTGKHWFVTPEITITDNDIQPGKINKIEGRSASWDVFDSDVPEQPDFQASTKEITHDNASLQQSLEQLDELLADLVTDYKPPSRRASEDILDQLKKLIDEEEAVSLSRKGSKVATEEPAPLDRQPTSIRMNPDAFRDIDGASDAMKSVDECSPDQSPDEDDTMMCSNNKCRRTETLFNACLYFKSCHSCYTYYCSRNCRREDWDIHKESCLYGRIGSTCRHIIKHCRETVDVHKCFSRIAKVGYLSRGRGVLFLGFPNPTSSSNFLQYGLDSLPMSPTYLSLRELESFKDNLGEYFKELQEAGKEYDPNECFILNVSIAVGEQLPDGPSPRNQAPTVRKYAKVALASFSPERNVHKKESDMETLILTPPPGTADIDKEGEVGRKAREVCFINIQRELRIRGVFLRHEFPQVYQQLCEFVENNRRFTPTTIYPIDKRTGKQFMCMIMAASEPRTLDWVGTPHLLDDIM, via the coding sequence ATGACACGGACGGACCTGGCTGACAAATTGTTATCAACTGTATATCAAAACATAAAAGTGATCTCAATTTTTCAGTGCTACAAGTCTGTGCAATCTAAGAAATGTAATTCTTTACATTACAACACGTTAGAGAACATTAATATCAAAGCCAGAAAAAGGTACTGCCACATTTTTGACTATAAGTCACTGGAGTACCCAAAACTGAACAAATGCTCCATGGAGTCCCCATACAGGAAAGTGGACAGGTATGCAGTTAATCCAGATGTTGCATGGAACACTCTGGGTCATCAGCAGAGGTATCGTTTTTCTGCTCCAGACATTTTTAGCTATAAATTAACTCCACAACCAATGTCTGCAGACATGGCCAGTGAGGTACCCCTCTCTGACCAGAAAAGAAGGACGAGGTCAAAAAGTGCTCCTCGGGTGCCTACCAGAGTCACTCCTTTGCCTTGTGAAGAATCTTCGTCTTCAGGCAGAAAGGGTAGGGGTTCCCAAAGGGCTTCACGAGAATCTTCTTGGAGACCAGAAATGTCACCACGCAGAGAGTCCTCTTATGTGTCAACTCGGGCACATATGCATGAAGTCCACCCTATTAAGTTGCAGCCTCAGAGAAGCAACGGTTCTAAACACTCCTCCCAGTATGTTGCTGACAACACCGATGATGGAGGGCTGGATAAACCTGCAACTAGTCCTCATGTTCGGTGCCGGGTGGACATCAAACCCGATGAATCGCTGTTGCATTATTCACGGCACAAAGAGGCCACACCCGATAGAGACGTATCCTGGCAGAGACACCACAGTGGAGGGACTAGGAGTCTGAGTGTGCCTCGCCATTTCTCCTATTCAAGAACACCAACGCCCACTGATTCTTTGGGCACAGAGAACAGGCAGGCTTTTCAATATTACCAAAGTATGCCAAACAGTTACTTACCACCTATTGAGATCCCCGTGCAAAGAATGCCTTCATCGAGTGATTACTATGGAAGAGAACGAAGAGCTCATTCCATTCCCAATGTGCCAACCAAATTCTTTTATGCAGACGACTCCTCACTATTGTCTAGTTCTACTCCGCATCCACAGTATAAAGGCTCATACTATCCAGATGAACGCACACCGTATACCCAAAAAGTGCAGTATGTGCAAGATCCAAGGACTCAAAGAGTGCATGCAGTAGCTCCTAGACCTTATTATCCTGAGATGGAGCCATATCCATATCCTGTGCAGCCAGGGTATCCTAAAGCCTACTCAGCAAATGACCCTGGACAGTTCATTATACAAACACCTCCATCAAGGATATTTTATGGTGATGACCCAAAATCTCATCAAATCCAGACTGCCCCAccaagattttatttttccagagaCGTGTATCCAATGCCACCAGCGCATCATATCCCAGCAAGGGCATATTACACCGAGGGTCGAAGACATGCTAGAGTCATTCAGCCACAAGCAGATGACTGGTATGGCTCAGATGTTTCTTGCTATTCGACAAATCCAGCCTCCTATGTATCACAAGTCACCCCAACCAGAGTTCAACAGGAGCCCGTTTTAACATCCTGGTATGCCAACCCATGTGTAGAACCACAAAGAATGGGCACCGATTCCAAATCATACTCAAGATCTTGGGACAATATTCTTAACTCTCGCGTAGAGAGGGAACAGCCTTACTCTGTGCAACGTGGTCAAAGCTTTGATGACCTTCATGAGTCCAGGAAGCCTGAAGCAGCCATGGGTGACAAGCCGCAACCAGTGGTAGTTAATCTCTCCAGTTCACCAAGACGTTATGCAGCCTTATCAATTTCTGATAACTCACTAATTGACAAAAGCCCAACAGAGACATCGAAGAGTACAACTGGTAAACACTGGTTTGTGACCCCTGAGATAACGATCACTGATAATGACATTCAACCTGGGAAAATCAACAAAATTGAAGGCCGATCTGCCAGTTGGGATGTTTTTGACTCTGATGTTCCAGAACAGCCCGATTTTCAAGCCTCAACCAAAGAGATCACTCATGATAATGCCTCACTCCAGCAAAGCCTTGAGCAACTCGATGAGCTTTTGGCAGATCTTGTTACTGATTACAAGCCACCTAGTAGAAGGGCAAGTGAAGACATTCTGGATCAGCTAAAAAAGTTAATtgatgaagaagaagcagtGTCTCTGTCTAGGAAGGGCTCCAAGGTAGCTACAGAAGAACCTGCTCCCCTTGACAGACAACCAACTTCAATAAGAATGAATCCTGATGCATTTCGAGATATAGACGGAGCCAGTGATGCGATGAAAAGTGTAGATGAATGCTCACCAGATCAGAGTCCAGATGAGGATGATACAATGATGTGCTCTAACAACAAATGCCGCAGGACAGAGACTCTTTTTAATGCTTGCTTATATTTTAAGTCCTGCCACAGTTGCTACACCTACTACTGTTCCCGTAACTGTCGCAGGGAGGACTGGGACATTCACAAAGAAAGCTGCTTATATGGAAGAATTGGCAGCACGTGTCGTCACATTATCAAACACTGCAGGGAGACTGTTGATGTGCACAAATGTTTCTCCCGTATTGCCAAAGTTGGCTACCTTTCTCGGGGTAGAGGTGTGCTTTTTCTTGGTTTTCCAAACCCTACATCATCCAGCAATTTCCTGCAATATGGCCTGGATAGTCTGCCGATGTCCCCTACATACCTGTCTCTCCGAGAGCTTGAAAGCTTCAAGGACAACCTGGGAGAGTATTTTAAAGAACTACAGGAAGCAGGTAAAGAGTACGACCCAAATGAATGTTTCATCTTGAATGTATCTATTGCTGTTGGTGAGCAATTGCCTGATGGGCCGTCACCAAGAAACCAAGCTCCCACTGTTAGAAAATATGCCAAGGTAGCACTGGCCTCCTTCAGCCCTGAGAGAAATGTTCACAAGAAAGAGAGTGACATGGAAACATTGATCCTCACTCCACCGCCAGGAACTGCAGATATTGACAAAGAGGGGGAGGTAGGGAGGAAGGCCAGGGAAGTGTGTTTTATCAACATACAACGAGAGCTAAGAATTCGAGGAGTGTTCCTGCGACACGAATTCCCGCAGGTTTATCAGCAACTCTGTGAGTTTGTGGAAAATAATAGAAGATTCACACCTACAACTATTTATCCTATTGACAAGAGGACTGGGAAACAGTTTATGTGCATGATTATGGCTGCCTCTGAACCCAGGACTTTGGACTGGGTAGGCACACCACATCTACTAGATGACATTATGTAA
- the mapkap1 gene encoding target of rapamycin complex 2 subunit MAPKAP1 isoform X3 yields the protein MAFLDNPGIILAHIRQSHVTSDDTGMCEMVLIDQDVDLEKCQVALVPGSSNYMSTGSGSFNEGGNNVTDPHACDLSQSMDITSSWDFGIRRRSNTAQRLERLRKERQNQIRCKNIQWKDRSSSQSVEDFGSLFEKRDFKDRQRTTGTKSTLSLRLEQCPQQLNNPFNEYSKFDGKGHIGTTATKKIDVYLSMQMTQEKLHPMTVVTIANARVHDLIGLICWQYTSEGREPKLNENVNAYCLHIAEDDGEVDTDFPPLDSNEPIHKFGFSTLALVEKFSSPGLASRQSLFVRINAAHGFSLIPVDSLKITMKEILQKALKKRKGSQKGSGPLYRLEKQTEPNVSVDLDSTLETQSTLEFCLVRENSVSSSRGEESSEEDPPIDITSVQDMLSSHHYKSFKISMIHKLRFTTEVQLGISGEKLEIDPVTSQKASTKFWIRQKPISIDSDHLCACDLVEERSPSHAIFKLTYLSNHDYKPLYFESDAATVNEIVLKVNYILESRASTSRADYFAQKQRKLSRRTSFSFQKDKKGGQ from the exons ATGGCTTTCCTCGACAACCCTGGCATCATTCTCGCCCACATTAGACAGTCTCACGTGACGAGTGACGACACAGGAATGTGCGAGATGGTGCTCATAGATCAAGATGTGGATCTGGAGAAGTGTCAGGTGGCTCTGGTGCCCGGCAGCAGCAACTACATGTCAACAGGCTCCGGCTCCTTTAACGAGGGGGGCAACAATGTGACTGATCCCCACGCCTGTGACCTCTCTCAGTCCATGGAcatcacctccagctgggaCTTTGGCATTCGCCGACGCTCCAACACAG CTCAAAGACTTGAACGGTTGAGGAAGGAACGGCAGAACCAAATCAGGTGCAAGAACATTCAGTGGAAAGACAGGTCCAGCTCTCAGTCAG tGGAGGATTTTGGATCCTTGTTTGAGAAACGGGACTTTAAAGACCGACAACGGACGACAGGTACCAAATCCACGCTGTCACTGCGCCTGGAGCAGTGTCCTCAGCAGCTCAACAACCCCTTCAACGAGTACTCAAAGTTCGATGGGAAG GGTCATATTGGCACGACGGCCACAAAAAAGATAGACGTTTACCTCTCGATGCAGATGACTCAGGAGAAGCTGCATCCAATGACGGTGGTGACCATCGCCAACGCCCGGGTCCACGACCTGATCGGGCTCATCTGTTGGCAGTACACAAGTGAGGGGAGGGAACCTAAACTCAA TGAGAACGTCAACGCCTACTGTCTCCACATtgctgaggatgatggtgaaGTGGACACCGACTTCCCTCCACTGGACTCCAACGAGCCCATCCATAAATTTGGCTTCAGCACTCTGGCTCTGGTGGAGAAGTTCTCCTCCCCTGGTCTGGCCTCCAGGCAGTCTCTGTTTGTCAGAAT AAATGCTGCTCATGGTTTCTCTCTAATCCCTGTGGACAGTCTGAAGATTACGATGAAGGAAATTCTCCAGAAAGCACTGAAAAAGCGGAAAGGCTCCCAGAAAGGCTCAG GTCCTTTGTACCGTCTGGAAAAACAGACGGAGCCGAACGTTTCAGTCGACTTGGACTCAACGCTGGAAACTCAAAGCACTCTAGAGTTTTGCCTCGtcagagaaaacagtgtgtcgA gCTCTAGGGGAGAAGAGAGTTCAGAGGAAGACCCTCCTATTGATATCACCTCGGTCCAGGACATGTTGAGCAGCCACCACTACAAGTCCTTCAAGATCAGTATGATCCACAAGCTGCGCTTCACCACAGAGGTGCAGCTAG GCATTTCAGGAGAAAAGTTAGAGATCGATCCTGTCACTAGTCAGAAAGCCAGTACCAAATTCTGGATCCGACAGAAACCCATCTCCATCGACTCGGACCACCTCTGTGCCTGTGacctggtggaggagagaagccCCA GTCACGCCATATTTAAGCTGACTTATCTGAGCAACCACGACTACAAACCTCTCTACTTTGAGTCCGACGCTGCCACAGTCAATGAAATAGTGCTGAAG GTGAACTATATTCTAGAGTCGCGGGCCAGCACCTCTCGAGCCGACTACTTTGCCCAGAAGCAGCGGAAACTGAGCCGCCGGACCAGCTTCAGTTTCCAAAAGGACAAGAAAGGTGGCCAgtag
- the mapkap1 gene encoding target of rapamycin complex 2 subunit MAPKAP1 isoform X2 produces MAFLDNPGIILAHIRQSHVTSDDTGMCEMVLIDQDVDLEKCQVALVPGSSNYMSTGSGSFNEGGNNVTDPHACDLSQSMDITSSWDFGIRRRSNTVFSSGCQQDSRGKPGAAAQRLERLRKERQNQIRCKNIQWKDRSSSQSVEDFGSLFEKRDFKDRQRTTGTKSTLSLRLEQCPQQLNNPFNEYSKFDGKGHIGTTATKKIDVYLSMQMTQEKLHPMTVVTIANARVHDLIGLICWQYTSEGREPKLNENVNAYCLHIAEDDGEVDTDFPPLDSNEPIHKFGFSTLALVEKFSSPGLASRQSLFVRINAAHGFSLIPVDSLKITMKEILQKALKKRKGSQKGSGPLYRLEKQTEPNVSVDLDSTLETQSTLEFCLVRENSSRGEESSEEDPPIDITSVQDMLSSHHYKSFKISMIHKLRFTTEVQLGISGEKLEIDPVTSQKASTKFWIRQKPISIDSDHLCACDLVEERSPSHAIFKLTYLSNHDYKPLYFESDAATVNEIVLKVNYILESRASTSRADYFAQKQRKLSRRTSFSFQKDKKGGQ; encoded by the exons ATGGCTTTCCTCGACAACCCTGGCATCATTCTCGCCCACATTAGACAGTCTCACGTGACGAGTGACGACACAGGAATGTGCGAGATGGTGCTCATAGATCAAGATGTGGATCTGGAGAAGTGTCAGGTGGCTCTGGTGCCCGGCAGCAGCAACTACATGTCAACAGGCTCCGGCTCCTTTAACGAGGGGGGCAACAATGTGACTGATCCCCACGCCTGTGACCTCTCTCAGTCCATGGAcatcacctccagctgggaCTTTGGCATTCGCCGACGCTCCAACACAG TTTTCTCATCAGGATGTCAACAAGACAGCCGCGGAAAACCTGGGGCTGCTG CTCAAAGACTTGAACGGTTGAGGAAGGAACGGCAGAACCAAATCAGGTGCAAGAACATTCAGTGGAAAGACAGGTCCAGCTCTCAGTCAG tGGAGGATTTTGGATCCTTGTTTGAGAAACGGGACTTTAAAGACCGACAACGGACGACAGGTACCAAATCCACGCTGTCACTGCGCCTGGAGCAGTGTCCTCAGCAGCTCAACAACCCCTTCAACGAGTACTCAAAGTTCGATGGGAAG GGTCATATTGGCACGACGGCCACAAAAAAGATAGACGTTTACCTCTCGATGCAGATGACTCAGGAGAAGCTGCATCCAATGACGGTGGTGACCATCGCCAACGCCCGGGTCCACGACCTGATCGGGCTCATCTGTTGGCAGTACACAAGTGAGGGGAGGGAACCTAAACTCAA TGAGAACGTCAACGCCTACTGTCTCCACATtgctgaggatgatggtgaaGTGGACACCGACTTCCCTCCACTGGACTCCAACGAGCCCATCCATAAATTTGGCTTCAGCACTCTGGCTCTGGTGGAGAAGTTCTCCTCCCCTGGTCTGGCCTCCAGGCAGTCTCTGTTTGTCAGAAT AAATGCTGCTCATGGTTTCTCTCTAATCCCTGTGGACAGTCTGAAGATTACGATGAAGGAAATTCTCCAGAAAGCACTGAAAAAGCGGAAAGGCTCCCAGAAAGGCTCAG GTCCTTTGTACCGTCTGGAAAAACAGACGGAGCCGAACGTTTCAGTCGACTTGGACTCAACGCTGGAAACTCAAAGCACTCTAGAGTTTTGCCTCGtcagagaaaaca gCTCTAGGGGAGAAGAGAGTTCAGAGGAAGACCCTCCTATTGATATCACCTCGGTCCAGGACATGTTGAGCAGCCACCACTACAAGTCCTTCAAGATCAGTATGATCCACAAGCTGCGCTTCACCACAGAGGTGCAGCTAG GCATTTCAGGAGAAAAGTTAGAGATCGATCCTGTCACTAGTCAGAAAGCCAGTACCAAATTCTGGATCCGACAGAAACCCATCTCCATCGACTCGGACCACCTCTGTGCCTGTGacctggtggaggagagaagccCCA GTCACGCCATATTTAAGCTGACTTATCTGAGCAACCACGACTACAAACCTCTCTACTTTGAGTCCGACGCTGCCACAGTCAATGAAATAGTGCTGAAG GTGAACTATATTCTAGAGTCGCGGGCCAGCACCTCTCGAGCCGACTACTTTGCCCAGAAGCAGCGGAAACTGAGCCGCCGGACCAGCTTCAGTTTCCAAAAGGACAAGAAAGGTGGCCAgtag
- the LOC130516760 gene encoding major intrinsically disordered NOTCH2-binding receptor 1-like gives MNYLNWTAPVSQVRLLAGDTASLLWVRMDISVLPNNNHPEKFLQLDVRMLPASCGAPQVGALLFTQRHWQNRVYDQRDRRPKTDRRPPAAAETPAVTFVDRYLEKHISSHALTSNIKRNPLFPAPTSVEEEDSVKVQPSWTVEEYNTRTCARLAEHLKEGQKTPKDLDFWLEDVYTPGFDSLLKKTEAQLKRRSRWRFFCLAVVSIGAVVTVIVIPVVLLQRTS, from the exons ATGAATTATTTGAACTGGACGGCGCCAGTGTCTCAGGTCCGGCTGCTAGCAGGTGACACAGCCAGTTTGCTGTGGGTGAGAATGGACATCAGCGTTCTCCCCAACAACAACCACCCTGAGAAGTTCCTCCAGCTGGACGTCAGGATGCTGCCGGCCTCCTGTGGGGCGCCCCAGGTTggagctctgctcttcacccaGAGACACTGGCAGAACAGGGTCTACGACCAG agagacagaagaccAAAGACGGACAGGAGACCTCCCGCAGCAGCCGAGACCCCTGCTGTCACCTTTGTGGACCGGTACCTGGAGAAGCACATCAGCTCTCACGCTCTCACCTCCAACATTAAAAGGAATCCGCTGTTTCCAGCCCCAACGtccgtggaggaggaggacagcgtGAAGGTCCAACCCTCCTGGACGGTTGAAGAGTACAACACACGAACATGTGCTCGCCTGGCAGAACATCTGAAG gagggacagaaaacgCCAAAAGATCTGGACTTCTGGCTGGAGGACGTTTACACGCCAGGATTCGACTCTCTGCTGAAGAAGACGGAAGCTCAGCTCAAGAGAAGAAGCCGCTGGAGATTCTTCTGTCTGGCGGTGGTGTCCATTGGTGCTGTGGTGACGGTGATTGTGATCCCTGTGGTGCTTCTACAGAGGACCAGCTGA
- the mapkap1 gene encoding target of rapamycin complex 2 subunit MAPKAP1 isoform X1 — MAFLDNPGIILAHIRQSHVTSDDTGMCEMVLIDQDVDLEKCQVALVPGSSNYMSTGSGSFNEGGNNVTDPHACDLSQSMDITSSWDFGIRRRSNTVFSSGCQQDSRGKPGAAAQRLERLRKERQNQIRCKNIQWKDRSSSQSVEDFGSLFEKRDFKDRQRTTGTKSTLSLRLEQCPQQLNNPFNEYSKFDGKGHIGTTATKKIDVYLSMQMTQEKLHPMTVVTIANARVHDLIGLICWQYTSEGREPKLNENVNAYCLHIAEDDGEVDTDFPPLDSNEPIHKFGFSTLALVEKFSSPGLASRQSLFVRINAAHGFSLIPVDSLKITMKEILQKALKKRKGSQKGSGPLYRLEKQTEPNVSVDLDSTLETQSTLEFCLVRENSVSSSRGEESSEEDPPIDITSVQDMLSSHHYKSFKISMIHKLRFTTEVQLGISGEKLEIDPVTSQKASTKFWIRQKPISIDSDHLCACDLVEERSPSHAIFKLTYLSNHDYKPLYFESDAATVNEIVLKVNYILESRASTSRADYFAQKQRKLSRRTSFSFQKDKKGGQ; from the exons ATGGCTTTCCTCGACAACCCTGGCATCATTCTCGCCCACATTAGACAGTCTCACGTGACGAGTGACGACACAGGAATGTGCGAGATGGTGCTCATAGATCAAGATGTGGATCTGGAGAAGTGTCAGGTGGCTCTGGTGCCCGGCAGCAGCAACTACATGTCAACAGGCTCCGGCTCCTTTAACGAGGGGGGCAACAATGTGACTGATCCCCACGCCTGTGACCTCTCTCAGTCCATGGAcatcacctccagctgggaCTTTGGCATTCGCCGACGCTCCAACACAG TTTTCTCATCAGGATGTCAACAAGACAGCCGCGGAAAACCTGGGGCTGCTG CTCAAAGACTTGAACGGTTGAGGAAGGAACGGCAGAACCAAATCAGGTGCAAGAACATTCAGTGGAAAGACAGGTCCAGCTCTCAGTCAG tGGAGGATTTTGGATCCTTGTTTGAGAAACGGGACTTTAAAGACCGACAACGGACGACAGGTACCAAATCCACGCTGTCACTGCGCCTGGAGCAGTGTCCTCAGCAGCTCAACAACCCCTTCAACGAGTACTCAAAGTTCGATGGGAAG GGTCATATTGGCACGACGGCCACAAAAAAGATAGACGTTTACCTCTCGATGCAGATGACTCAGGAGAAGCTGCATCCAATGACGGTGGTGACCATCGCCAACGCCCGGGTCCACGACCTGATCGGGCTCATCTGTTGGCAGTACACAAGTGAGGGGAGGGAACCTAAACTCAA TGAGAACGTCAACGCCTACTGTCTCCACATtgctgaggatgatggtgaaGTGGACACCGACTTCCCTCCACTGGACTCCAACGAGCCCATCCATAAATTTGGCTTCAGCACTCTGGCTCTGGTGGAGAAGTTCTCCTCCCCTGGTCTGGCCTCCAGGCAGTCTCTGTTTGTCAGAAT AAATGCTGCTCATGGTTTCTCTCTAATCCCTGTGGACAGTCTGAAGATTACGATGAAGGAAATTCTCCAGAAAGCACTGAAAAAGCGGAAAGGCTCCCAGAAAGGCTCAG GTCCTTTGTACCGTCTGGAAAAACAGACGGAGCCGAACGTTTCAGTCGACTTGGACTCAACGCTGGAAACTCAAAGCACTCTAGAGTTTTGCCTCGtcagagaaaacagtgtgtcgA gCTCTAGGGGAGAAGAGAGTTCAGAGGAAGACCCTCCTATTGATATCACCTCGGTCCAGGACATGTTGAGCAGCCACCACTACAAGTCCTTCAAGATCAGTATGATCCACAAGCTGCGCTTCACCACAGAGGTGCAGCTAG GCATTTCAGGAGAAAAGTTAGAGATCGATCCTGTCACTAGTCAGAAAGCCAGTACCAAATTCTGGATCCGACAGAAACCCATCTCCATCGACTCGGACCACCTCTGTGCCTGTGacctggtggaggagagaagccCCA GTCACGCCATATTTAAGCTGACTTATCTGAGCAACCACGACTACAAACCTCTCTACTTTGAGTCCGACGCTGCCACAGTCAATGAAATAGTGCTGAAG GTGAACTATATTCTAGAGTCGCGGGCCAGCACCTCTCGAGCCGACTACTTTGCCCAGAAGCAGCGGAAACTGAGCCGCCGGACCAGCTTCAGTTTCCAAAAGGACAAGAAAGGTGGCCAgtag